A genome region from bacterium includes the following:
- a CDS encoding sodium:solute symporter yields the protein MSSLYWDIAIIVVYFITITSLGLYMGRREESMEDFALGGRKIPWWAVLASIIAAETSAATFLGVPAEGYRQQSALYVQLMLGTVIARVIIAYLFIKPYYHYRVYTVYEFLEKRFGALSRVAGSIIFLITRVLASGVRVYIAAVVLVIAWKFLTGASPTFEQYLVAITVMTLITTIYTMLGGIKAVIWTDLIQASIMFGGALLSLYVIVALIPGGWEGIKAGTDNFANFRIFDTGVHGETNLYDALLSILRQEYTVWAAFTGYIFLVMATHGTDQDMVQRMLTATDYQRSRFSLILSGIADIPIALAFVMIGIFLYAYFQIVPDPNLPAAHNEIFAYFIINKMPVGLRGLIIAGVFATAMGSLSAALNALATSFVKDFYTPYFKKNADDRHYVSAARLFTFVFAILMIVVAGLAAYSVLHDPTLTIIPIALGIIGYTYGSLLGIFLIGMLTRSRGNDRGNLLAMVCGFLTVFVLSGLANKVLGWLGLGAIPVPQIAFTWYIMFGSVVTFLVGIWFRTPQTKRPPL from the coding sequence ATGAGCTCTCTCTATTGGGATATCGCGATTATCGTTGTCTACTTCATTACCATTACCAGTCTCGGACTTTACATGGGGCGGCGCGAAGAAAGCATGGAAGACTTTGCGCTGGGCGGGCGCAAGATTCCCTGGTGGGCGGTGTTGGCGTCCATCATTGCGGCGGAAACCAGCGCCGCGACCTTTCTCGGCGTGCCCGCGGAAGGCTATCGCCAGCAGAGCGCGCTCTACGTGCAGTTGATGCTCGGCACCGTGATCGCGCGCGTGATCATTGCCTACCTCTTCATCAAGCCGTATTATCATTACCGCGTCTACACCGTCTATGAGTTTTTGGAGAAGCGCTTCGGTGCGCTGTCGCGTGTGGCCGGCAGCATCATCTTCCTGATCACCCGCGTGCTGGCGAGCGGCGTGCGTGTTTACATCGCGGCAGTGGTGCTGGTCATTGCGTGGAAATTCCTCACCGGCGCCTCGCCCACTTTCGAGCAGTACCTCGTCGCCATCACAGTGATGACGCTGATCACCACGATCTACACCATGCTGGGCGGCATCAAGGCAGTGATCTGGACGGATTTGATTCAAGCCAGCATCATGTTTGGCGGCGCACTGCTCTCGCTCTATGTCATCGTCGCGCTCATCCCCGGCGGCTGGGAGGGTATCAAGGCCGGCACCGACAACTTCGCCAATTTCCGCATTTTCGACACGGGCGTGCACGGCGAAACCAACCTCTACGACGCCCTGCTCAGCATCTTGCGCCAGGAATACACCGTCTGGGCGGCTTTCACCGGTTACATTTTTCTGGTGATGGCCACGCACGGCACCGATCAGGACATGGTGCAGCGCATGCTCACCGCGACCGATTATCAGCGCAGCCGCTTCTCCCTCATTCTCTCCGGCATCGCGGATATTCCCATCGCCCTGGCATTTGTCATGATCGGGATTTTCCTCTATGCTTATTTTCAAATCGTGCCCGACCCCAACCTGCCGGCAGCGCACAACGAGATCTTCGCCTATTTCATCATCAACAAGATGCCGGTGGGCTTGCGCGGCTTGATCATTGCCGGCGTGTTTGCCACCGCCATGGGCTCGTTGAGCGCGGCGCTCAACGCGCTCGCCACCAGCTTCGTGAAGGACTTCTACACGCCGTATTTCAAGAAGAATGCCGACGACCGCCATTACGTCTCCGCCGCCCGCCTCTTCACCTTCGTTTTCGCGATCTTGATGATCGTGGTCGCCGGCTTGGCGGCCTACTCGGTTCTGCACGATCCCACCCTCACCATCATTCCGATTGCGCTGGGCATCATCGGCTACACCTATGGCTCGCTGCTCGGCATTTTCTTGATCGGCATGTTGACACGCAGCCGCGGCAATGATCGCGGCAATCTCCTCGCCATGGTGTGCGGCTTCCTCACCGTTTTCGTGCTCAGCGGATTGGCCAACAAAGTGCTGGGCTGGCTGGGCCTGGGCGCGATCCCGGTGCCACAGATTGCCTTCACCTGGTACATCATGTTTGGCAGTGTGGTGACCTTCCTGGTCGGCATTTGGTTTCGAACCCCACAGACAAAACGACCACCCCTATGA
- a CDS encoding S46 family peptidase gives MNRVAVMMLLGSALLLLGAAWPDEGMWTFDNPPAKQLQERYGFAPTQAWLDHVRLASVRFNDGGSGSFVSPNGLVLTNHHVALGQLQKMSTPEKNYAADGFLARSPAEEVKCPDLELNVLIAMEEVTKRVHSAVKPGMTGQQALEARQKEITKIEKESLKATGLRSDVVALYQGGEYWLYRYKKYTDVRLVFAPEQQAAFFGGDPDNFTYPRHDLDMTIFRVYENDKPVQSKHYLKWNTKGAAVDELVFVSGHPGSTDRLQTVAQLVRQRDHSYPYRLRMYNRRLALLRQYAAQGPEQARQAMRDIFGIENALKAWTGEYNGLRSKEVIAKKEQEENDFRALVASKPEWQSAYGEAWDMIASAEKKQIEMLPHLRYRDLRFSRLAGMAKNLVQYATEIKKKDEERLDGFHDSQLEGLRFKLLSPAPVYPALEEVSLADALQESLEQLGADDPFIKIVLNGRPPVEVAKELIGGTKLTGVAVRRALFEGGESAINASTDPLIVIMRKLDGMMREQNRLYEEQVESVLVTAGEKIGKARFAVYGKAAYPDATFTLRLSYGKVAGYPMNGTQAPAMTTLYGLFDRTYSFNQQPPFDLPKRYLERHDKLDLRTPVNFVTTHDIIGGNSGSPVINKDAELVGLIFDGNIESLVGRYVYNDETNRAVAVHPAYMIEAMRKLYDAGAVADELENAGAVPSKTD, from the coding sequence TTGAACCGAGTTGCGGTGATGATGTTGCTGGGCAGTGCGTTGCTGCTGCTGGGCGCGGCCTGGCCAGATGAGGGCATGTGGACGTTCGACAATCCGCCGGCCAAACAGCTACAAGAACGCTATGGCTTCGCGCCCACGCAGGCGTGGCTGGATCACGTCCGGCTGGCGAGTGTGCGCTTCAACGACGGCGGTTCCGGCTCCTTCGTCAGCCCCAATGGCCTGGTGTTGACCAACCATCATGTCGCGCTCGGCCAGTTGCAGAAGATGTCGACGCCGGAGAAGAACTATGCCGCCGATGGTTTTCTGGCGCGCAGCCCGGCGGAAGAAGTGAAATGCCCGGATTTGGAGTTGAATGTTCTGATCGCGATGGAAGAAGTCACCAAGCGCGTGCACAGCGCGGTGAAGCCGGGCATGACCGGCCAGCAGGCTTTGGAGGCGCGCCAAAAGGAAATCACCAAAATCGAAAAAGAAAGCCTGAAAGCCACCGGGTTGCGCTCGGATGTGGTGGCGCTGTATCAGGGCGGGGAATACTGGCTGTATCGCTACAAGAAATACACCGACGTGCGTCTGGTTTTTGCGCCGGAACAGCAGGCGGCATTTTTTGGCGGTGATCCCGACAATTTCACCTATCCGCGCCATGATCTCGACATGACGATCTTTCGCGTGTATGAGAATGACAAACCGGTACAGAGCAAACACTATCTGAAATGGAACACCAAAGGCGCGGCCGTCGACGAGCTTGTGTTCGTCTCCGGCCATCCCGGTTCGACTGACCGGCTGCAGACCGTGGCGCAGCTTGTCCGGCAGCGCGACCACAGCTATCCCTATCGCCTGAGGATGTACAACCGCCGCCTGGCATTGCTGCGCCAATATGCCGCACAAGGCCCGGAACAGGCGCGCCAAGCCATGCGCGATATTTTCGGCATCGAGAATGCGCTCAAAGCTTGGACCGGGGAGTACAACGGGCTGCGCAGCAAAGAGGTGATCGCCAAGAAAGAACAAGAGGAGAATGATTTCCGCGCTCTGGTCGCCAGCAAGCCGGAGTGGCAGTCGGCCTACGGCGAGGCTTGGGACATGATCGCCAGTGCCGAAAAGAAGCAGATCGAAATGCTGCCCCACCTCCGTTATCGTGATTTGCGCTTCTCGCGCCTGGCCGGCATGGCCAAGAACCTGGTGCAGTATGCCACGGAGATCAAAAAGAAAGACGAAGAGCGCCTCGATGGTTTTCACGACTCCCAGCTCGAGGGTTTGAGATTCAAACTGCTGTCGCCGGCGCCGGTTTATCCGGCGTTGGAGGAAGTCTCGCTGGCCGATGCGCTGCAAGAATCGCTCGAGCAGCTCGGCGCGGATGATCCCTTCATTAAGATCGTACTCAACGGCCGCCCGCCGGTCGAGGTGGCGAAGGAGCTCATCGGTGGCACCAAACTGACCGGCGTGGCCGTGCGCAGGGCACTCTTCGAGGGCGGGGAAAGCGCGATCAATGCCTCGACCGATCCGCTCATTGTGATCATGCGCAAGCTGGACGGCATGATGCGCGAACAAAACCGCCTCTACGAGGAGCAGGTGGAAAGCGTGCTGGTGACGGCAGGTGAAAAGATCGGCAAGGCACGTTTCGCGGTTTACGGCAAAGCCGCCTATCCTGATGCCACATTCACGCTGCGGCTTTCCTATGGCAAAGTGGCGGGCTACCCGATGAACGGCACCCAAGCACCGGCCATGACGACGCTGTACGGCCTCTTTGACCGCACGTACAGTTTCAACCAGCAGCCGCCTTTTGACCTGCCCAAACGCTATCTCGAACGCCACGACAAACTCGATCTCCGCACGCCGGTGAACTTCGTCACCACCCACGACATCATCGGCGGCAATTCCGGTTCGCCGGTCATCAACAAAGACGCGGAACTGGTGGGTTTGATCTTCGACGGCAACATCGAGAGCCTGGTGGGCCGCTACGTCTACAACGACGAAACCAATCGTGCGGTGGCGGTGCATCCCGCTTACATGATCGAAGCGATGCGCAAGTTGTATGATGCCGGCGCGGTTGCCGATGAGCTGGAAAACGCGGGCGCGGTGCCCTCCAAGACCGACTGA
- a CDS encoding T9SS type A sorting domain-containing protein yields the protein MRKYSLLLCFLLLLGAGAARAQLDTLRIASYNLLFFPSSQGVARLPNFRTVINALQPDLLLVQELESEQGQLLFLNQVMNFSQSHLYQSAPFVDGFDLDNTLYYKPAKVTLLGTQQIRTSLRNISEYYLQANGVEFRLFSAHLKAGSEVNDERQRANEALTLRTYLNELRPEENLVAMGDFNLSRSSESAFLRLTESQADNDGRLFDPLNAVGVWNNNASFAALHTQSTRTTVFGDGSAGGLDDRFDLILVSASVLTPNGMYLLPNSYRAFGNDGNHFNRAINAGANGVVAASVANALHEASDHLPVFADFVVGNQTAVQQRPRAERPALFELEQNFPNPFNPETVIGYRLQRRAWVTLKLYDLTGAEVATLVNETKAPGHYRARLAARGLKSGVYFYRLVADGQSQTRKLVYME from the coding sequence ATGAGAAAATACTCTCTGCTTCTCTGTTTCTTGCTGCTGCTCGGTGCCGGCGCGGCACGGGCGCAGCTCGATACCCTCCGCATTGCCAGCTACAATCTGCTCTTTTTCCCGAGCAGCCAGGGGGTGGCGCGCTTGCCCAACTTCCGCACGGTGATCAACGCGCTGCAGCCGGATCTGTTGCTGGTGCAGGAACTCGAAAGCGAGCAGGGGCAACTGCTCTTCCTCAATCAAGTGATGAATTTTTCCCAATCCCATTTGTATCAAAGCGCGCCGTTTGTCGATGGCTTCGATCTCGACAATACACTCTACTACAAACCGGCGAAGGTGACGTTGCTGGGCACGCAGCAAATCCGCACGAGCTTGCGCAACATCTCCGAATACTATCTGCAGGCCAACGGTGTGGAGTTCCGCTTGTTTTCCGCGCATCTCAAGGCCGGCTCCGAGGTCAACGACGAGCGGCAGCGCGCCAACGAGGCGCTGACGCTGAGAACCTATCTCAACGAACTGCGGCCGGAGGAAAACCTGGTGGCGATGGGCGATTTCAATCTCTCGCGTTCCAGCGAATCGGCGTTTCTGCGCCTCACCGAAAGCCAGGCGGACAATGACGGCCGGCTGTTCGATCCGCTCAATGCCGTGGGCGTGTGGAACAACAATGCGAGTTTTGCCGCCCTGCACACGCAGTCGACGCGCACCACGGTGTTTGGCGACGGCAGCGCCGGCGGCCTCGACGATCGCTTTGATTTGATCCTGGTTTCCGCCAGTGTGCTCACGCCGAACGGCATGTATCTGCTGCCCAATTCTTATCGCGCCTTTGGCAACGACGGCAATCATTTCAACCGCGCCATCAACGCCGGTGCCAACGGCGTGGTGGCGGCGAGCGTTGCCAATGCCCTGCACGAAGCCTCGGACCACCTGCCGGTTTTTGCCGATTTCGTCGTGGGGAACCAGACTGCCGTGCAGCAGCGGCCGCGCGCAGAGAGGCCGGCGCTGTTTGAGCTGGAGCAGAACTTTCCCAATCCCTTCAACCCGGAAACGGTGATTGGCTACCGGCTGCAGCGGCGCGCGTGGGTGACGCTCAAGCTTTATGACCTCACCGGCGCGGAAGTCGCCACGCTGGTGAATGAGACCAAAGCGCCGGGGCACTATCGCGCCCGTCTCGCGGCCCGCGGCCTGAAGAGCGGCGTGTATTTCTACCGCCTCGTTGCTGATGGCCAATCGCAGACGCGCAAACTCGTCTATATGGAGTGA
- a CDS encoding SDR family oxidoreductase translates to MELTGKIALITGASSGIGRATARAFAAVGGRLALLSRSQESLQRVVAEIAEQGGESIILPVDVTDAAQCRRAVAQTVDHFGRLDILVNAAGIIATGSITSTTTEAWDLMLRLNLTSVFHMMQETVPFLKSTKGNIVNVSSVTGTRAFPNVLAYCVSKAGVDQLTRCAALDLAPFGVRVNAVNPGVVLTNLHRASGMEEEKYQAFLEHSKTTHPIGRVGTPEEIADAILYLASPRAGWITGVTFNIDGGRQLTCAR, encoded by the coding sequence ATGGAACTGACCGGCAAGATTGCATTGATTACGGGAGCCTCCAGCGGCATCGGGAGAGCCACGGCACGGGCGTTTGCGGCTGTCGGCGGCCGCCTGGCTTTGCTCAGCCGCAGCCAGGAGAGCCTGCAACGCGTGGTTGCTGAAATCGCCGAGCAGGGCGGCGAGAGCATCATTCTGCCCGTGGATGTCACCGACGCGGCGCAGTGCCGTCGCGCGGTCGCGCAGACGGTCGATCACTTCGGTCGCCTCGATATTCTGGTCAATGCCGCCGGCATCATCGCCACCGGTTCGATTACCTCCACCACCACGGAAGCGTGGGACCTGATGCTTCGTCTCAATTTGACCTCAGTTTTTCACATGATGCAGGAGACCGTGCCGTTTCTGAAATCAACCAAGGGCAACATCGTGAATGTGTCGAGCGTCACCGGCACGCGCGCCTTTCCCAACGTGCTCGCCTATTGCGTCAGCAAGGCCGGGGTGGACCAGCTCACGCGCTGTGCCGCCCTGGATCTGGCGCCGTTCGGCGTGCGCGTGAACGCCGTCAATCCCGGTGTCGTGCTCACCAACCTCCATCGCGCCAGCGGCATGGAGGAGGAAAAGTATCAGGCGTTTTTGGAACACAGCAAGACCACGCATCCCATCGGGCGAGTCGGCACGCCGGAGGAAATTGCCGATGCCATTCTTTATCTGGCCTCACCGCGCGCCGGTTGGATTACAGGCGTGACATTCAATATTGACGGCGGCCGCCAACTCACCTGCGCGCGCTGA
- a CDS encoding sulfite exporter TauE/SafE family protein: MATLTTVALAVVIFATAVLYASVGQAGASGYLAAMALFGLPPAIMKPTALVLNTLVSAIAFVRFQRAGYFAWQKFWPFALTSIPFAFAGGGWMLPGFVYRTAVAGLLAYAAYRLYRTTATPAIIARRSIPRNTALLWGGAMGLVSGLTGVGGGIFLSPLLLLRGWADARETAALSTAFIFVNSVAGLLGHLAQAAMLPREMSWWALAAAAGGYLGASYGSHRFAPRTLRRLLALVLLFAAVKMILL, encoded by the coding sequence TTGGCTACGCTCACCACTGTCGCTCTCGCCGTTGTGATTTTCGCCACCGCGGTGTTGTATGCTTCCGTGGGCCAGGCCGGCGCCTCCGGCTATCTCGCGGCGATGGCTTTGTTCGGCCTGCCGCCGGCAATCATGAAACCCACGGCATTGGTGTTGAATACTCTGGTCTCGGCCATCGCTTTCGTTCGCTTTCAGCGCGCCGGCTATTTTGCGTGGCAGAAGTTCTGGCCGTTCGCACTGACCTCGATTCCTTTTGCCTTCGCCGGCGGCGGCTGGATGCTGCCGGGATTCGTTTATCGAACTGCCGTGGCCGGCTTGTTGGCGTATGCGGCTTACCGGCTCTATCGCACGACGGCAACGCCGGCGATCATTGCCCGGCGCAGCATACCGCGGAACACGGCACTGCTCTGGGGCGGCGCGATGGGATTGGTCTCCGGATTGACCGGCGTGGGCGGTGGGATTTTTTTGAGCCCGCTGCTGCTGCTGCGCGGCTGGGCGGACGCGCGCGAGACCGCCGCGCTATCAACGGCTTTTATTTTTGTGAATTCGGTCGCGGGGCTGCTCGGACATCTCGCGCAAGCTGCGATGCTGCCGCGCGAGATGTCCTGGTGGGCGTTGGCCGCTGCGGCCGGCGGCTATCTCGGTGCTTCGTATGGCAGCCACCGTTTTGCTCCGCGCACGTTGCGCCGGCTGCTCGCGTTGGTGTTGTTGTTTGCTGCCGTGAAGATGATCTTGCTGTGA
- a CDS encoding VOC family protein: MVHGFVHVEIPSADFERTQNFYRELFEWKMDLLAEEDYMLFETGEHVNGAFYHSPRHTGRQGIILYIRVEDIDDTLQRVQQLGGKIIRAKTPDKASGSFALISDPDENVLGIWQNR, encoded by the coding sequence ATGGTCCACGGCTTCGTACACGTGGAGATTCCCAGCGCGGACTTTGAGCGAACCCAAAACTTCTACCGCGAATTGTTTGAGTGGAAGATGGATCTCCTCGCGGAAGAAGATTACATGCTCTTCGAAACCGGCGAGCACGTCAACGGCGCCTTCTACCATTCCCCCCGGCACACCGGCCGCCAGGGCATCATTCTCTATATCCGCGTCGAGGATATCGACGACACGCTGCAGCGCGTGCAGCAACTGGGCGGAAAGATCATCCGCGCCAAAACGCCAGACAAGGCAAGCGGCAGCTTTGCGTTGATCAGTGATCCCGACGAGAATGTGCTCGGCATTTGGCAGAATCGCTGA
- a CDS encoding DUF4032 domain-containing protein, whose translation MLPLSSFPQISFFVDDLFLPDLEKLPWPHAVAGWRSLGVKHFNIKHGLGRHPVVFVQAGNRKYVIKELGFEVARREVENYKQMLLRGLHTLIPAGCVAREEEPLAVWTPVGRQYQRNLIDHTVTLLIDHVLPDSQLYRRAFNLENRKRIWDAIVDLFVELHANGVYWGDASLANTLIKFMKIDVPLIGRKTRLKAFLADAETVEIHDSVPDSMREADLAFFLESMEWVNEDLRASDITRDEMATAQDKDYLRENYERRYEVELKGRAFEKLSGLEIAKYLGPVREPAYFEVLRQHIEEHKWYASERLQREVSYAEGARDWLERVFIPMCELFRSEGLLDLFPGKTASDLYVEIMNNKYVLSRKAGRDVGMIRAARDYANRFGEPHPVAAFWRSLAGGMLKILGQRKKGIRAPGRD comes from the coding sequence ATGCTGCCCCTCTCCTCCTTTCCCCAAATTTCTTTCTTTGTGGATGATCTGTTTCTCCCCGATTTGGAAAAATTGCCGTGGCCGCACGCCGTTGCAGGCTGGCGGTCGCTGGGCGTGAAGCATTTCAATATCAAACATGGTCTCGGCCGCCACCCGGTGGTGTTCGTGCAAGCAGGCAACCGGAAATATGTGATCAAAGAATTGGGTTTCGAGGTCGCGCGCCGGGAAGTGGAGAACTACAAGCAAATGCTGCTGCGCGGTCTGCACACGCTGATCCCCGCAGGCTGCGTGGCGCGCGAAGAAGAGCCGCTCGCGGTGTGGACGCCGGTGGGCCGCCAATATCAACGCAATCTCATCGACCACACCGTCACCCTGCTCATCGACCACGTGCTGCCGGACTCGCAGTTGTATCGCCGCGCTTTCAACTTGGAAAACCGCAAGCGCATTTGGGATGCCATCGTCGACCTGTTCGTCGAGCTGCACGCCAACGGTGTCTACTGGGGCGATGCCTCGCTGGCCAACACGCTGATCAAATTCATGAAGATCGATGTCCCGCTCATCGGCCGCAAGACCCGCCTGAAGGCATTCCTGGCAGATGCGGAAACCGTCGAGATTCACGACTCCGTGCCGGATTCCATGCGGGAGGCGGATCTGGCGTTCTTCCTGGAATCGATGGAATGGGTGAATGAAGACTTGCGCGCCAGCGACATCACGCGGGATGAAATGGCGACGGCGCAGGACAAGGACTATCTGCGCGAAAACTACGAACGCCGCTATGAGGTCGAGCTCAAGGGCCGCGCCTTCGAAAAGCTCAGCGGGCTGGAAATTGCAAAATATCTCGGCCCGGTGCGGGAGCCGGCCTATTTCGAGGTGTTGCGCCAGCACATTGAAGAGCACAAGTGGTATGCCAGCGAGCGGCTGCAACGCGAAGTCAGCTATGCCGAAGGCGCGCGCGACTGGCTGGAACGCGTTTTCATCCCCATGTGCGAGTTGTTCCGAAGCGAAGGACTGCTCGATCTTTTTCCGGGCAAGACCGCCTCCGACTTGTACGTGGAAATCATGAACAACAAGTATGTCTTGAGCCGCAAAGCGGGCCGCGACGTCGGCATGATTCGCGCGGCGCGTGATTACGCCAACCGCTTTGGCGAACCCCATCCTGTTGCCGCGTTTTGGCGCAGCCTAGCCGGCGGAATGCTCAAGATCCTGGGGCAACGGAAAAAGGGAATCCGAGCGCCAGGCCGGGATTGA
- a CDS encoding 2Fe-2S iron-sulfur cluster-binding protein, whose amino-acid sequence MQDQNESPVPIHDTAESPPAEEPSSKISRRHFLKLSGGGAVGTVILTAGVHAKAAALPPDAEVFSGSVSLQLKVNGQRRSVTVEPRTTLLSALRNQLEVTGCKEVCNRGECGACTVLVNGKPVLACMMLALDAAGQEIVTVEGLVQNGKLDPVQQAFVDHDALMCGFCTPGFVMSVRALLDRNPNPTEAEVRQAVAGNLCRCGTYPRVFEAALAAAQTAGKRG is encoded by the coding sequence ATGCAAGATCAAAACGAGAGCCCCGTGCCCATCCATGACACTGCCGAGTCCCCACCGGCCGAAGAACCCTCCTCCAAAATTTCCCGACGCCACTTTTTGAAGTTGAGCGGCGGCGGCGCCGTTGGGACGGTCATTCTCACCGCCGGGGTGCACGCCAAGGCGGCAGCCCTGCCGCCCGATGCCGAGGTCTTTTCCGGCAGCGTGAGTCTCCAGCTCAAAGTCAATGGCCAGCGGCGCAGCGTGACGGTCGAGCCGCGCACGACGCTGCTTTCAGCATTGCGCAACCAGCTCGAAGTGACCGGCTGCAAAGAGGTCTGTAATCGCGGGGAATGCGGTGCCTGCACGGTTTTGGTGAACGGCAAACCGGTGCTGGCGTGCATGATGCTCGCGCTCGACGCCGCCGGTCAGGAAATTGTGACGGTGGAAGGGTTGGTGCAAAACGGCAAGCTCGATCCGGTGCAGCAGGCCTTCGTTGATCATGACGCGCTGATGTGCGGATTCTGCACGCCCGGCTTTGTCATGTCCGTGCGTGCCCTGTTGGATCGCAATCCCAATCCCACTGAGGCGGAGGTACGGCAGGCGGTTGCCGGCAATCTCTGCCGCTGCGGCACTTATCCCCGCGTGTTCGAAGCCGCGCTGGCCGCAGCCCAGACCGCCGGAAAGCGAGGATGA
- a CDS encoding xanthine dehydrogenase family protein molybdopterin-binding subunit, with amino-acid sequence MAKWKPLDQMTYLGKGYARLDGPGKASGAVKYTYDLKLPGMLYGALLSSPHPAATIKRIDASAALALPGVKAVLTDVHPTGTLRYAGEEVAAVAATSPEIAADALERIKVEYDVLPFVVDLETAMKPEAPRVYAEQSNVREPRVESEGDLAAAFAQAAVIVEGTYRTQVQVHACLEVHGSVAKWEGDELIVWDSTQGVYASRDGIAKFLNIEQSKVRVICDYMGGGFGSKLQAGRYSVIAARLAKATGAPVKLMLSRPQDSISAGNRPNLIAEIKAGATRAGKLIAFSAKTYGTAGIGNNARPALPLAYDVPNSRTEHYDVYTNAGAARAFRAPGCPQASFVMEQVMDELAEKLNLDPLDFRLQNDSNETRQQQWKMAAARFGWSKRAPRPNASRGVIKRGMGLGAAVWWPGGRGTQAQMTILPDGGIEVRCGTQDIGTGTRTLVAAVAAEELGVPIASIKAMIGDTEYPYSGASGGSTTAPSVAPAIKNVAEKAKDKLTEVAAQHFGAARTEVQLADGRAFVKGNAKNALSWKQLCALFGTMPLVVHGEWVEGLSSAGVAGCQFAEVEVDTETGVVTVLRMLAVQDCGLVLNRLTAESQVIGGVIQGISYALYEDRLMDPLTGVLINPTFENYKIVGALEMPKIEAIIYDQPERGVIGIGEPPTIPTAAAIANAVYHATGKRMRALPMTPDRVLAALHS; translated from the coding sequence ATGGCGAAATGGAAACCACTCGACCAGATGACCTATCTGGGCAAGGGCTATGCGCGCCTGGATGGCCCGGGCAAAGCCTCAGGCGCGGTGAAATACACCTATGATCTCAAGCTGCCGGGCATGCTCTACGGCGCGCTCCTGTCCTCACCACATCCCGCTGCCACGATCAAGCGTATTGATGCGAGCGCGGCGCTGGCCCTGCCGGGCGTGAAAGCGGTATTGACCGATGTGCATCCCACCGGCACGCTGCGCTATGCGGGCGAGGAAGTGGCGGCGGTGGCGGCCACTTCCCCGGAAATTGCCGCCGACGCATTGGAACGGATCAAGGTGGAGTATGACGTCCTGCCGTTCGTGGTGGATTTGGAGACAGCGATGAAACCCGAGGCGCCGCGCGTGTATGCGGAGCAAAGCAACGTGCGGGAGCCGCGGGTGGAGAGCGAGGGCGATCTCGCTGCCGCGTTCGCGCAGGCGGCCGTCATCGTCGAGGGCACGTATCGCACGCAGGTGCAGGTGCACGCCTGTTTGGAAGTCCATGGCAGCGTGGCAAAGTGGGAGGGGGACGAGTTGATCGTGTGGGACTCCACTCAGGGCGTGTATGCCAGCCGCGACGGCATTGCGAAATTCCTCAATATTGAACAAAGCAAAGTGCGGGTGATTTGCGATTACATGGGCGGCGGCTTCGGCAGCAAACTGCAGGCAGGGCGCTACTCGGTCATCGCCGCACGGCTGGCCAAAGCCACGGGCGCGCCGGTGAAGCTGATGTTGAGCCGGCCGCAAGATTCGATCAGCGCCGGCAATCGTCCGAACTTGATTGCCGAGATCAAGGCCGGCGCAACGCGCGCCGGCAAACTCATTGCCTTCAGCGCGAAGACCTACGGCACCGCCGGCATCGGCAACAACGCCCGGCCCGCGCTGCCGCTGGCCTATGATGTCCCCAACTCGCGCACCGAACACTACGACGTGTACACCAACGCCGGTGCGGCGCGCGCCTTTCGCGCGCCCGGCTGCCCGCAAGCCTCGTTCGTGATGGAACAGGTGATGGATGAGTTGGCGGAAAAACTCAATCTCGATCCGCTGGATTTCCGTTTGCAGAATGATTCGAATGAGACGCGCCAGCAGCAGTGGAAAATGGCGGCCGCGCGCTTCGGTTGGTCCAAGCGGGCACCGCGGCCCAATGCCAGCCGCGGCGTGATCAAACGCGGGATGGGATTGGGCGCGGCGGTGTGGTGGCCGGGCGGCCGCGGCACGCAGGCGCAAATGACCATTCTGCCGGATGGCGGCATCGAAGTGCGCTGCGGCACGCAAGACATTGGAACCGGCACGCGCACCCTGGTGGCAGCCGTGGCCGCAGAAGAACTGGGCGTGCCGATCGCTTCCATCAAGGCCATGATTGGCGATACCGAATATCCGTATTCCGGCGCCAGTGGCGGCAGCACCACGGCGCCGTCGGTTGCGCCCGCCATCAAGAATGTCGCGGAAAAGGCCAAGGACAAACTCACGGAGGTGGCTGCCCAGCATTTTGGCGCCGCCAGGACCGAGGTGCAGTTGGCGGACGGCCGCGCTTTCGTCAAAGGCAACGCGAAAAATGCCCTTTCCTGGAAGCAGCTTTGTGCGCTGTTCGGCACGATGCCCTTGGTGGTGCATGGTGAATGGGTGGAAGGTCTGTCTTCCGCGGGCGTGGCGGGCTGCCAGTTTGCGGAAGTCGAGGTCGATACCGAAACCGGTGTGGTCACCGTGTTGCGCATGCTCGCGGTGCAGGATTGTGGCCTGGTGCTCAATCGCTTGACGGCCGAGAGCCAGGTCATCGGCGGCGTGATTCAGGGCATCTCTTACGCGCTCTATGAGGATCGTCTGATGGATCCGCTCACCGGCGTGCTGATCAATCCGACTTTCGAAAACTACAAAATCGTCGGCGCCTTGGAGATGCCGAAGATCGAGGCGATCATCTATGATCAACCCGAACGCGGGGTGATCGGCATCGGTGAACCGCCCACGATTCCGACCGCGGCCGCGATCGCCAATGCCGTTTATCATGCCACCGGCAAACGCATGCGTGCATTGCCCATGACGCCCGATCGCGTGCTGGCAGCGCTGCATTCCTGA